The proteins below come from a single Streptococcus porcinus genomic window:
- a CDS encoding peptide ABC transporter substrate-binding protein encodes MKNGKWLAAVGVAILSVSVLAACSNGSSKDSKSKTYSYVYTTDPDTLDYLVSGRSTTSEIIQNSVDGLMEYDNMGNLIPSVAKSWTVSKDGLTYTYKIRKDSKWYTADGEEYANVTADDFVTGLKHAADKGSDALYLVQDSIKGLSDYVEGKNKDFSTVGVKAIDKHTLQYTLNKPESFWNSKLTYGILSPVNADFLKSKGKDFGKASDASSILYNGPFLISSLTSKSSIEFVKNENYWDKKDVHVDGVQLTYYDGQDQESLFRNFDKGAYSAARLFPTTPSYTEVKKKYGDNIIYAPQKSNIYYATFNLNRTAYEHTKKTSDKQKDDTRKAVLNKDFRQALTFGFNRKSYTAQTAGEEAAGKSLRNTLVPPAFVQINGQDFGKTVEKELATYGDQWKDVNLADAQDGLYNPEKAKMQMDKAKKALEAQGVQFPIHLDMPQDQTASGLMQQAQSMKQSIEKSLGKENVVVDIIELNSDTYNNITYMAETTNQQDWDLSTASGWSPDYADPSSYLDIFNPTMAAAQTKFIGLNPVKDVAIANEAGLEEFSSLDNEAGKITDNQDERFKKYAKAQAALTDSAVYIPTYSLGGTPSVTKVVPFTAAFGWSGNKSDASTFYKYIKLQDKPITSKDYGQALKKWKKDKEKSNKKYADSLEKHMEK; translated from the coding sequence ATGAAAAATGGCAAGTGGTTAGCTGCTGTTGGAGTAGCGATTTTATCAGTCTCTGTTCTAGCGGCTTGTAGCAATGGATCAAGCAAAGATAGTAAGTCAAAAACGTATAGTTATGTTTATACAACAGATCCAGATACTTTGGATTATTTGGTTTCAGGACGTTCAACAACAAGTGAAATCATTCAAAACAGTGTCGACGGCTTAATGGAATATGATAACATGGGGAACCTAATCCCTTCAGTTGCTAAAAGCTGGACAGTATCTAAAGATGGCTTAACATATACCTATAAAATTCGTAAGGATTCAAAATGGTACACCGCTGATGGTGAAGAGTATGCAAATGTTACAGCAGATGATTTTGTAACTGGATTGAAGCATGCTGCAGACAAAGGATCAGATGCTCTTTACCTTGTACAAGATTCTATAAAAGGTCTGAGTGATTATGTTGAAGGAAAAAACAAGGACTTCTCAACTGTAGGCGTAAAAGCTATTGATAAGCATACCCTTCAATATACGCTTAATAAACCAGAAAGCTTTTGGAATTCAAAATTAACATATGGAATTCTTTCACCTGTTAATGCTGATTTCTTAAAATCTAAAGGTAAGGATTTTGGTAAAGCGTCCGATGCATCCTCCATCCTATACAATGGACCATTCCTGATTTCATCTTTAACAAGTAAGTCATCTATTGAATTTGTTAAAAATGAAAATTATTGGGACAAAAAAGATGTCCATGTTGATGGTGTACAACTAACCTATTATGATGGTCAAGATCAAGAGTCACTATTTAGGAATTTTGACAAAGGTGCTTATTCTGCAGCGCGTCTTTTCCCTACAACACCTTCTTACACAGAAGTTAAGAAAAAATATGGTGACAACATCATTTATGCACCACAAAAATCAAACATTTATTATGCCACATTTAATCTGAATCGTACAGCCTATGAACATACGAAGAAAACTAGTGATAAACAAAAAGACGATACTCGTAAGGCTGTTTTAAACAAAGATTTCCGTCAAGCCTTAACATTTGGTTTCAATAGAAAATCATATACGGCTCAGACTGCCGGTGAAGAAGCAGCAGGTAAATCACTTCGGAATACTTTAGTTCCACCTGCATTTGTTCAAATTAACGGTCAAGATTTTGGTAAAACGGTTGAAAAAGAACTAGCGACTTATGGGGATCAATGGAAAGATGTTAATCTTGCTGATGCGCAAGATGGTCTCTATAATCCAGAAAAAGCTAAAATGCAAATGGACAAAGCTAAAAAAGCTTTAGAAGCTCAAGGTGTACAATTCCCTATTCATCTCGATATGCCTCAAGATCAGACTGCATCAGGCTTAATGCAACAAGCTCAATCTATGAAACAATCTATTGAAAAATCGCTAGGGAAAGAAAATGTCGTTGTTGATATTATTGAACTTAATTCAGACACATATAACAACATCACTTATATGGCTGAAACAACAAATCAACAAGACTGGGATCTCTCAACTGCCTCAGGTTGGAGCCCAGACTACGCTGATCCTTCTTCTTACTTGGATATCTTCAATCCAACGATGGCGGCTGCTCAAACAAAATTCATTGGTCTTAATCCAGTAAAAGACGTTGCTATTGCTAATGAAGCAGGTTTGGAAGAATTTTCAAGTTTAGATAATGAAGCTGGTAAAATTACAGATAATCAGGACGAAAGATTTAAAAAATATGCCAAAGCACAAGCAGCTTTAACAGATTCAGCTGTTTATATTCCAACCTACTCACTAGGTGGAACTCCTTCTGTTACTAAAGTAGTACCATTTACAGCAGCTTTTGGCTGGTCTGGTAATAAATCTGATGCAAGTACATTTTATAAATACATTAAACTTCAAGATAAACCTATAACATCAAAAGACTATGGTCAAGCTTTGAAAAAATGGAAAAAAGATAAAGAAAAATCTAATAAAAAATATGCCGATTCTTTAGAAAAGCATATGGAAAAATAA
- the pbp3 gene encoding D-alanyl-D-alanine carboxypeptidase PBP3, whose product MKKQIYLILICILTLFPLNQPVFADQALNLRAKEAIAVEYSTGKILYQKNSDRKAPIASLTKVMTIYLTLKEINSGRLKWNDSVEMSKYATALASNPDISNPPLYKNSYSVKELVDSSMVVSSNSSAVALAEKISGSEAKFVDKMKEQLKTWGITDYQLVNASGLNNSMLNNHIYPGSSKTAENRLSAKSLAIVSRHLIKDFPEILTISSQNQIYWGNDILTSSNHLLPGNSMGRNGVDGLKTGTTTKAGQTYIGTAVQNNMRVIVVILNATDASKDSNARFVEANKLFDYSFQNYQKLTVPKGKPFSTQLSISNAKQKTIAFKSKHDFTVIQPINDQTIHYKIVPNKEHTKAPITKGKQLGKIILTDQSNYLGDKPSTPIFATESIKGLSILEKISSFFIH is encoded by the coding sequence ATGAAAAAACAAATCTATTTAATCTTAATCTGCATCCTTACTTTGTTCCCATTAAATCAACCTGTTTTCGCAGATCAAGCATTAAATCTCCGAGCAAAAGAGGCTATCGCTGTCGAATATAGCACTGGTAAGATTCTTTATCAAAAAAACAGTGATCGAAAAGCCCCAATTGCTTCACTTACAAAGGTTATGACTATTTATTTGACCTTGAAAGAAATTAATTCTGGCAGGTTAAAATGGAATGATTCAGTTGAAATGTCTAAATATGCAACTGCCTTGGCCAGCAACCCTGACATTAGTAATCCTCCTCTCTATAAAAATTCTTACTCCGTTAAGGAACTCGTTGACTCCAGTATGGTTGTCAGCTCAAACAGCTCTGCTGTTGCTTTAGCTGAAAAAATCTCCGGTTCTGAAGCCAAGTTTGTTGATAAAATGAAAGAACAATTGAAAACATGGGGGATCACAGATTATCAATTAGTTAATGCATCAGGCTTAAATAATAGTATGCTGAATAACCATATCTATCCTGGTTCAAGTAAAACAGCTGAAAATAGATTAAGTGCTAAGAGTCTTGCTATAGTGTCGCGACACTTAATCAAGGATTTTCCAGAAATTCTAACCATTTCTTCTCAGAATCAGATATACTGGGGAAATGATATTCTGACTAGCTCCAATCATCTTTTACCTGGTAATAGCATGGGTAGAAATGGTGTGGATGGTTTAAAGACGGGCACGACTACGAAAGCTGGGCAAACTTATATCGGAACGGCTGTTCAAAATAACATGCGAGTCATTGTTGTCATTCTGAATGCAACCGATGCCTCTAAAGATAGCAACGCACGCTTTGTCGAAGCTAATAAATTATTTGATTATAGTTTCCAAAATTATCAAAAACTAACGGTTCCTAAAGGAAAACCATTCTCAACACAATTAAGCATCTCCAATGCGAAGCAAAAAACGATTGCTTTCAAAAGTAAACATGATTTTACAGTTATTCAACCTATTAATGATCAGACTATCCATTATAAAATTGTTCCGAATAAAGAACATACCAAAGCTCCTATTACAAAAGGAAAACAACTTGGTAAGATTATCCTCACTGATCAATCAAACTATTTAGGGGATAAACCTAGTACTCCA
- the pbp3 gene encoding D-alanyl-D-alanine carboxypeptidase PBP3, with the protein MKKLVFLMLSLLFCFLPKAILAEDYKLPAKSGIAFEVSTGKILYEKDAKKTLPIASLSKVLTTYLVYKEIQSGNLSWDTPVRISNYPYELTANYSISNVPLDARQYTVKELLTAMLVTNANSPAIALAEKIAGTEPLFVDKMQKQLQEWKIHKANLVNASGLSNEQLGNHIYPNSQKDAENKMSALDLAIVTRHLLQDFPQVLELTKKPVATFRGDHIFSYNFLLEGMPTHRIGANGLFVAFSENNGASLITSSIENKMSVVSIILNTEEVKDDKLAHFATANTLLDNIAQKYEPVTLLEKGQLLKNKSLAVIDSPIKQVSLTSDKSLTVIQQRGATKKTDLVISPLQKERRAPIKQNQKLATASYKDSDRIGIGYLDNPPQVFLTAQQQAPRSFFLKVWWNHLVTYVNENL; encoded by the coding sequence ATGAAAAAACTAGTATTTTTGATGTTATCTCTTCTTTTCTGTTTTTTACCTAAAGCTATCCTAGCTGAAGATTACAAGTTACCAGCTAAAAGCGGGATTGCCTTTGAGGTATCTACTGGTAAAATTCTCTATGAGAAAGATGCCAAAAAAACACTTCCTATCGCTTCTTTGAGTAAGGTTCTAACCACTTACCTTGTCTATAAGGAAATCCAATCTGGAAACCTGAGTTGGGACACGCCTGTTAGAATTTCCAACTATCCCTATGAACTGACTGCTAATTATTCTATCAGCAATGTCCCATTGGATGCTCGCCAGTACACAGTTAAAGAGTTATTAACAGCCATGCTAGTAACAAATGCAAATAGTCCTGCTATTGCTTTAGCTGAAAAAATAGCGGGAACAGAGCCTCTATTTGTCGATAAAATGCAGAAACAATTACAAGAGTGGAAAATCCATAAGGCGAACCTAGTTAATGCTAGTGGTTTATCTAATGAGCAACTAGGAAATCACATCTACCCCAACTCTCAAAAAGATGCTGAAAATAAAATGAGTGCTCTTGATTTAGCAATCGTTACGAGACACCTTCTTCAAGACTTTCCTCAGGTCTTAGAACTCACCAAAAAACCTGTTGCAACTTTCAGGGGTGATCACATTTTCTCCTATAATTTTTTACTAGAGGGTATGCCAACGCATCGAATTGGTGCTAATGGATTATTCGTTGCTTTTTCAGAAAATAATGGAGCTTCTCTTATTACAAGTTCTATTGAAAACAAGATGTCAGTTGTTTCTATCATTCTAAATACCGAGGAAGTCAAGGACGATAAATTAGCACATTTCGCTACTGCTAATACTCTTTTAGATAATATTGCACAAAAATATGAGCCAGTCACTCTTCTCGAAAAAGGACAACTTCTGAAAAATAAATCTTTAGCAGTGATAGATAGCCCCATAAAACAAGTTTCTCTAACTTCAGATAAAAGCCTAACTGTCATTCAACAACGGGGAGCGACTAAGAAGACGGATTTAGTTATTAGTCCGCTTCAAAAAGAACGTCGAGCACCAATTAAGCAAAATCAGAAGCTTGCCACTGCAAGTTATAAAGATTCTGATAGGATTGGGATAGGTTATTTAGACAATCCTCCTCAAGTCTTTTTAACAGCTCAACAACAGGCTCCTAGAAGCTTCTTTCTAAAAGTTTGGTGGAATCACCTGGTTACTTATGTCAACGAAAACTTATAA